In one window of Leptidea sinapis chromosome 31, ilLepSina1.1, whole genome shotgun sequence DNA:
- the LOC126974211 gene encoding histone-lysine N-methyltransferase PR-Set7: MVRVNSLMATPEAVKTPHRIELCEGKISKPKKTIRKRRIIATTPNKTENEVLNSELLPKKGTKSKPLKSSNGIDIMTHGNISRSRAARAAAQFTESHKLTEYFKEEEKTKLVPPPSPKLLSKPVKVELKNINNNNHKLTEYFPVRRSVRKTSKCVMAEKMRDLERAVREQREDGLQVAYFEGKGRGVIATSSFSRGQFVVEYSGELVGVAEAREREQKYAQDPNAGCYMYYFRLQDQQYCIDATAESGRIGRLVNHSRNGNLCTKALWVDGPRLVLLAAHDISPGEELTYDYGDRSKESLRHHPWLAL; the protein is encoded by the exons ATGGTTCGAG TTAACAGCTTGATGGCCACTCCAGAGGCAGTTAAGACACCACACCGTATTGAATTATGTGAAGGCAAAATTTCCAAGCCAAAAAAGACTATTCGAAAACGCAG GATTATAGCAACAACTCCTAATAAGACTGAAAATGAGGTATTAAACTCTGAACTACTACCAAAGAAAGGAACAAAATCAAAGCCGTTGAAGAGTTCGAATGGTATTGATATTATGACTCATGGAAATATTTCACGATCAAGAGCAGCCCGTGCAGCAGCTCAATTCACAGAAAGCCACAAACTTACAGAGTATTTCAAAGAGGAAGAAAAGACTAAATTAGTGCCTCCTCCTTCACCTAAATTACTCAGTAAACCTGTTAAAGTTGAACTCaagaatattaacaataataatcataaactaACAGAATACTTTCCTGTTCGACGAAGTGTTAGGAAAACATCAAAATGTGTTATGGCAGAAAAGATGAGGGATTTGGAGAGGGCTGTGAGAGAGCAGAGAGAAGATGGTCTTCAG GTGGCATACTTTGAAGGAAAAGGACGTGGTGTAATAGCAACAAGTTCCTTTAGCCGTGGACAGTTTGTTGTGGAATATTCGGGAGAGTTAGTTGGAGTGGCTGAAGCGAGGGAAAGGGAACAGAAATATGCACAAGATCCCAATGCTGGCTGCTACATGTATTATTTTAGATTGCAAGACCAACAGTATTG TATCGACGCGACCGCTGAATCTGGTCGTATTGGCCGTTTGGTGAATCATTCACGGAACGGCAACTTGTGCACCAAGGCGTTGTGGGTGGACGGACCCCGGCTGGTGCTCCTTGCGGCTCACGACATATCGCCCGGCGAGGAGCTCACATATGACTACGGGGACCGCTCCAAGGAGTCGCTGCGTCATCATCCATGGCTTGCACTTTGA